The sequence below is a genomic window from Candidatus Rokuibacteriota bacterium.
GTCAGCGACCTTTACCATGGCCAAGATCAGAGGCTTCTCGAAGCCCGCGGGGATGCCGGTTTCCTGGACGGTGAAGGCGTGAATCGTCCCCTCCTGAGGGAGGTCCACCCAGTCGTACTGGTCCGATCCGCACTCAGCACAAAAGCCCCGGGGCGGCCAGCTCCAGCGCTTGCACCCCGTGCACAGCGTGGTGACGAGCCGGCCCGCGGCCAGGTGCCCGTAGAACTCGTGGAGCTTGTTCTGCTCCGCCGACTCGAGAGGGAACGGATCGATCGCGCGAAAGTAGCTCATCA
It includes:
- a CDS encoding OB-fold domain-containing protein — its product is MSYFRAIDPFPLESAEQNKLHEFYGHLAAGRLVTTLCTGCKRWSWPPRGFCAECGSDQYDWVDLPQEGTIHAFTVQETGIPAGFEKPLILAMVKVADFRIFARIVEAEPTAVSLGKRVRFTPVKVAPDHAGGPRYLPAFRLAEG